A genome region from Arachidicoccus soli includes the following:
- a CDS encoding alpha-mannosidase, which produces MKKQFYSFLVAGLLPLSIFSQQIQRREKYDISKDKVLYTIGYAHLDTEWNWEYPTVINDYIRNTMVDNFKLFEKYPDYVFNFTGSRRYEMMKEYYPDLYKKLLAYVKEGRWYIAGSSVDEAEVNISSSESLLRQVLYGNLFFKHEFNKESADYMLPDCFGFVATTPSVWRHAGLLGFSTQKLTWGSANGIPFNVGIWEGPDGQGLVSALNATNYNGSIVPRLDTNKEWTARINDDIQKYGISFDYRYYGTGDVGGAPREGDVRNAVESLNHGDSSNFKVELTSSDQMFKDITPALRDKLPTYKGDLLLTQHSAGSLTSQAYMKRANRKNEQLAKSAEQLASVADWLGAASYPRNKLNRSWDLVLGSQMHDILSGTATPKAYTYAWNDEFVAMNGFSEVEKNSVSAIAHQLNTKVQGKAVIVYNPVAIAREGVVTANLSYEKIPQDLTVFDNMGNAVPTQIIGTQGNKITLIFLAKLPSAGMSVFDVRDVKETPSESTLIAKDSSLENKYFKIRINSEGDIASIYDKTAQREVLSHPASLQFQKEDPIEWPAWNMYWKDRKNPPFAFMNKDVSIKIVEQGPVRVALAITKKGQNSEITQIVSLAAGDAGKRIDVNNKIDWQSKGVSLKAAFPTTVENENATYGLNTAAIQRSTNDPVKFEVPSRQWFDLTDRSQNYGVSILEDCKYGSDKPDNNTVRLTLMYTPTANSYIYQGTQDWGIHNFEYAIYPHVGDWAYAKSPWQGSFVNAPLIGFETAQHNGPLGKEVSLIKFNTDKIHMMAFKKAEESDYYIVRFNELYGKDAKNITVNFPGKIVDAYEVNGQEQKIGKADFSGGTLHFNMTKFMIRSFAVKLQSARYPSTIPEQKSIDLPFNEDVISSDNNRSNGDMSDGQTYPAELIPAEITSEDIHFKMGSTLDGAKNAVAAKGQTIRLPKGKYNRIYLLAAANNDTTGELLVGKHRVQLNVQKWTGFVGQDYGRIFTDKYKKVTGITNAYTKRDDIAWYASHCHSPQGNLAYQYSYLYEYEIDLPEGTKSITVPKNSGIKIFAITIANKINEDVTPLQPLYDSFQDNKPVRLR; this is translated from the coding sequence ATGAAGAAGCAATTTTACTCCTTTCTTGTTGCAGGGCTTTTGCCCCTTTCAATTTTTTCTCAGCAGATACAGCGTAGAGAGAAATATGATATTTCTAAAGATAAGGTTTTATATACGATTGGTTATGCCCATTTGGACACTGAATGGAATTGGGAGTACCCTACCGTTATAAACGATTACATTAGGAACACAATGGTGGACAATTTTAAACTTTTCGAGAAATACCCGGATTATGTATTCAATTTTACAGGTTCCCGCCGTTATGAAATGATGAAAGAGTATTACCCCGACTTGTATAAAAAATTGCTTGCTTATGTAAAAGAAGGTCGGTGGTATATTGCAGGTTCTTCAGTAGATGAAGCAGAGGTAAATATATCTTCTTCTGAGTCCTTGCTACGTCAGGTGCTTTATGGCAATTTATTCTTTAAGCATGAGTTCAATAAGGAAAGTGCCGATTATATGTTGCCTGATTGTTTTGGTTTTGTGGCTACTACCCCTTCTGTATGGAGGCACGCCGGACTGCTGGGATTCTCTACACAAAAACTTACATGGGGTTCCGCAAATGGTATTCCTTTTAATGTAGGTATTTGGGAAGGTCCGGATGGACAGGGATTGGTTTCCGCATTAAATGCGACCAATTATAATGGTAGTATTGTTCCAAGGCTGGATACAAATAAAGAATGGACCGCCCGCATAAATGACGATATCCAAAAATATGGCATTTCATTCGATTACCGCTATTATGGCACAGGTGATGTGGGTGGTGCTCCAAGAGAAGGAGACGTACGCAATGCCGTAGAAAGCCTTAACCATGGTGATAGTAGTAATTTCAAAGTTGAACTAACATCATCCGACCAAATGTTCAAAGATATTACGCCAGCGCTTCGGGATAAACTCCCAACTTATAAAGGTGATTTATTGCTAACACAACACAGTGCTGGCTCTCTGACTTCTCAAGCATATATGAAAAGGGCGAATAGGAAGAATGAACAGCTTGCTAAATCTGCGGAACAACTTGCTTCTGTAGCCGATTGGTTGGGAGCAGCCTCATACCCGAGAAATAAGCTTAATAGGTCTTGGGATTTAGTATTGGGTAGTCAGATGCATGATATTCTTTCAGGAACAGCCACCCCTAAAGCCTATACTTATGCTTGGAATGATGAATTTGTGGCTATGAATGGCTTTTCTGAGGTAGAAAAAAACTCAGTAAGCGCGATTGCCCATCAATTAAACACGAAAGTGCAAGGCAAAGCAGTGATTGTGTATAATCCAGTGGCTATCGCAAGGGAAGGTGTCGTAACGGCAAATCTCAGCTACGAAAAAATTCCTCAGGACCTAACTGTATTCGATAATATGGGTAATGCAGTTCCTACTCAGATCATTGGGACCCAAGGAAATAAAATTACCTTGATTTTTTTGGCTAAGCTACCCTCAGCTGGGATGTCAGTCTTTGATGTAAGGGATGTAAAGGAAACACCTTCAGAATCAACATTAATTGCTAAAGACAGCAGTTTGGAAAACAAGTACTTTAAAATCAGGATTAATAGTGAAGGCGACATTGCAAGCATTTATGACAAAACTGCTCAAAGAGAAGTCCTTTCACATCCTGCATCGTTGCAGTTCCAAAAGGAAGATCCAATTGAATGGCCAGCTTGGAATATGTATTGGAAAGATCGTAAGAATCCGCCTTTCGCTTTTATGAATAAAGATGTCTCAATAAAGATTGTAGAACAAGGACCAGTACGGGTGGCCTTAGCAATAACCAAGAAAGGCCAAAACTCTGAAATTACGCAAATCGTCAGCTTAGCTGCCGGGGATGCCGGGAAACGAATTGATGTAAATAATAAAATTGATTGGCAATCTAAAGGGGTAAGCTTGAAAGCAGCATTCCCTACCACCGTGGAAAATGAAAATGCTACTTATGGGCTAAATACAGCAGCTATTCAACGTTCTACTAATGACCCAGTGAAGTTTGAAGTGCCTAGTCGTCAGTGGTTTGACCTAACCGACAGGTCACAAAACTATGGTGTTTCCATCCTGGAGGATTGTAAATATGGCTCAGATAAACCTGATAACAATACGGTAAGGCTTACGTTGATGTATACACCTACAGCTAATTCTTATATTTATCAAGGAACACAAGACTGGGGTATCCACAATTTTGAATATGCTATTTATCCGCATGTTGGCGACTGGGCATATGCCAAATCACCTTGGCAGGGCAGTTTTGTAAATGCACCGCTTATCGGTTTTGAAACGGCACAGCACAATGGCCCATTGGGTAAAGAGGTTTCTTTAATTAAGTTTAATACAGATAAGATACACATGATGGCTTTCAAAAAAGCTGAAGAAAGCGATTACTATATTGTGAGATTTAATGAGTTGTATGGCAAAGATGCAAAAAATATCACTGTAAATTTCCCCGGAAAAATTGTGGATGCTTACGAAGTAAATGGTCAAGAACAGAAAATTGGCAAAGCCGATTTTAGTGGAGGTACACTTCACTTCAATATGACAAAATTTATGATTAGGAGCTTTGCAGTTAAGTTACAAAGTGCAAGATACCCTTCAACCATTCCCGAACAGAAAAGTATCGATCTTCCATTCAATGAAGATGTTATCAGTTCTGACAATAATAGAAGCAATGGTGATATGTCCGACGGACAGACATATCCGGCAGAGCTTATCCCTGCCGAAATCACTAGTGAAGATATTCACTTTAAAATGGGAAGTACTTTAGACGGGGCGAAAAATGCAGTAGCCGCAAAAGGTCAGACCATCAGGCTTCCGAAAGGAAAATACAATAGGATATATCTTTTGGCTGCTGCGAATAATGATACGACTGGAGAACTGCTTGTCGGGAAACACAGGGTACAACTTAATGTTCAAAAATGGACGGGATTTGTAGGGCAGGATTACGGTCGTATATTCACAGATAAATATAAAAAAGTAACGGGTATTACAAATGCATATACCAAGCGTGATGATATTGCCTGGTATGCATCACACTGTCATTCACCCCAAGGAAATCTTGCTTATCAATATAGTTACTTATACGAATATGAGATTGATTTACCTGAGGGGACAAAAAGTATTACAGTTCCGAAAAATAGCGGCATTAAAATATTTGCGATAACTATCGCCAATAAAATCAATGAAGATGTAACCCCCCTTCAGCCTTTGTATGACAGCTTTCAAGATAATAAGCCTGTTCGATTACGCTAA
- a CDS encoding glycoside hydrolase family 76 protein has translation MKFFHLFLLISMACLVSANHALAQRTNIISGEIYTIQSKLNTKLLNVKNSSINNNADVDCRINTSSDAERWIATRIDKKIFTFTNVASGKLLHIASTSTDLINVNQHNNTHRDDVKWVVRKAGRGYFYLKPALDKNCSLHAGIGENNADANVDISYGAHTNADKWALIRQTGQDGAPTTAIADKIFEAWYNKYKVETGKGFWSKAEMMEILLDAYEVTGKKNYITKFNNMYKDFIKKNKTDWMYNNFNDDITWAVLFCVRGYLLTGNKIYLEQGKKQFDEMYARAYTKSFGGGLIWYETKKSKNACINGPAMVACCYLARATGDSTYYDKAITLYKWSKLYLFDTATGKVNDNVDFDKSGKIKISNWSSTYNQGTYLGAATMLYKFTKDTKYLSDAEKIARYTRSAMYHNGVINNEDGGDDLPGFKGIFARYARMYTLECKRPDLIAWIRLNAKVAYNNRNAENLIQTKWGTATSAIKPGSDFGCSSSVSLLFNSLFVQKIRLY, from the coding sequence ATGAAATTTTTTCATTTATTTTTGTTGATATCGATGGCTTGCCTTGTGAGCGCAAATCATGCACTTGCTCAAAGAACAAATATTATTTCGGGAGAAATTTATACAATACAATCAAAATTGAATACCAAGTTATTGAATGTAAAGAATTCCTCAATAAACAACAATGCAGACGTAGATTGCCGGATAAATACAAGTTCGGACGCAGAGCGATGGATTGCTACCCGTATCGATAAAAAAATATTTACATTCACCAATGTCGCAAGTGGGAAACTGCTGCACATAGCTTCTACATCCACAGATTTGATAAATGTAAATCAACATAATAATACGCACCGCGATGATGTTAAATGGGTTGTTAGAAAAGCCGGAAGAGGATACTTTTACTTAAAACCTGCTTTGGATAAAAATTGTTCTCTTCACGCAGGAATCGGCGAAAACAATGCAGATGCAAATGTCGACATATCTTATGGGGCTCATACGAATGCAGATAAATGGGCATTGATAAGACAGACCGGGCAAGATGGAGCTCCAACCACTGCAATAGCCGATAAAATATTTGAAGCCTGGTACAACAAATATAAAGTGGAAACGGGTAAAGGGTTTTGGAGCAAAGCCGAAATGATGGAAATTCTTTTAGATGCCTATGAAGTAACCGGCAAAAAAAATTACATCACAAAGTTCAATAATATGTACAAAGATTTTATCAAAAAAAATAAGACCGATTGGATGTATAACAACTTCAATGATGATATTACTTGGGCAGTTCTTTTTTGTGTTCGTGGTTATTTGCTTACCGGTAATAAAATATATCTTGAACAGGGGAAGAAACAATTTGATGAAATGTACGCTCGTGCTTATACGAAAAGTTTTGGTGGTGGACTGATTTGGTATGAAACAAAAAAATCTAAAAATGCCTGTATCAACGGGCCGGCAATGGTTGCCTGCTGTTACTTAGCGCGAGCTACGGGTGATAGTACTTATTATGATAAGGCAATCACTTTATATAAGTGGTCTAAATTATACTTATTCGATACAGCTACTGGTAAAGTTAATGATAATGTTGATTTTGATAAGTCGGGAAAGATTAAGATTAGCAATTGGAGTTCCACCTATAATCAAGGAACTTATCTTGGGGCAGCAACGATGCTGTATAAATTTACCAAGGATACTAAATACTTATCTGATGCTGAAAAAATTGCAAGATACACAAGAAGCGCGATGTACCACAATGGAGTGATAAACAATGAGGATGGAGGAGATGATTTGCCTGGGTTTAAAGGGATTTTTGCCAGATACGCACGTATGTATACACTTGAATGTAAAAGACCAGACTTGATTGCTTGGATACGACTAAATGCAAAAGTTGCTTATAATAATCGTAATGCAGAAAACCTTATTCAGACAAAGTGGGGTACAGCCACTAGCGCAATAAAGCCAGGATCAGACTTCGGGTGCTCTTCTTCTGTATCATTATTATTCAATTCTCTTTTTGTTCAAAAGATACGATTGTATTAA